One Acidobacteriota bacterium genomic window, CCACGTAGGGCCGGGCGGCGGTCAGTTCGTCGAAGGGATCGCCCATGAGGTCGGCCGTGAAAGTGGTCAGGCGGTGGAGGAAGGGGTCCTTCACCCCCAGCATCTTCCCGTGCCGGATGGCCCGGCGGAGGATCTTGCGCAGGACGTACCCGCGCCCCTCGTTGGACGGGACGACCCCGTCGGAGACGAGGAACGCGCCCGAGCGGCTGTGGTCGGCGATGATGCGCAGGGAGACGTCCGATTTCGGGTCCTGCCCGTAGCGCACCCCGGCGATGGCCTCGGCCTCGCGGATGATGGGCAGGAAGAGGTCCGTGTCGTAGTTGCTCAGCTTGCCCTGGAGAACGGACGTGATGCGCTCCAGGCCCATCCCCGTGTCGATGGAGGGGGCGGGCAGGGGGGTGGTGGTGCCGGTCTCGTCCCGGTTGTACTGCATGAACACCAGGTTCCAGATCTCCAGGTAACGCCCGCACTCGCAGTCGGGCGGGCAGTCGGCGTGGCCGGCCGGGCTGACGCCCAGGTCCACCAGGATCTCGGAGCAGGGGCCGCAGGGGCCGGTGTCGCCCATGGCCCAGAAGTTGTCCTTCTCGCCGAGGCGCAGGATGCGACCGTCCGGCAGGCCCGTGACCCGCCGCCACAGGCCGGCGGCCTCGTCGTCCTCCCGGAAGACGGTGGGGTGGAGCCGGGAGGCTTCGATGCCGTAGACCTGGGTGCACAACTCCCAGGCGAAGGCGATGGCGTCCTCCTTGAAGTAGTCGCCGAAGGAGAAATTGCCCAGCATCTCGAAGAAGGTGTGGTGCCGCGGGGTGTGGCCGACGTTCTCCAGGTCGTTGTGCTTGCCGCCCGCGCGCACGCACTTCTGGGTGGAGCAGGCGCGGCGGTAATCCCGCGTCTCCCGGCCCAGGAAGATGTTCTTGAACTGGTTCATCCCGGCGTTGGCGAAGAGCAGGGTCGGGTCGTTTCCGGGGACCAGGGAGGAGGAACGCACCACCCGGTGGCCCCGGTCCTCGAAGTATTTCAGGAACGTCGCTCGGACATCCTTGGCGGTTGTCATGGCTCACCTCGGCGAAAGTGCTCGATGGCCTCACGGATGGCCTCGGGGTCGAAGCCCCGGCGGGCCAGACGGTCGAAGAGGCGGCGCCGGTCCCGGGGGTCCGGCACCCCCTCCGGAAGTCCCCGCGCCTCCTTGCACACGGCCCGGGCGAGAAGCTCCCCCGCGGGGTGCTCTTCCAGGGTGGCGTCGATGGCCGACTGGACGAGGTCGGGAGGGAGACCCGCCCGTTCCATCTCCAGCCGGGTCCGGCAGGGTCCGTGAAGGGCCCGGACCAGGTGCTTCTCCGCGAGGGTCCGGGCCAGCTCGGCGTCGTCAAGATACTTCAACGACCGCAGTTTGTCCATGACTTTTTCGACGGCGGCGGGGTCGCCCACGGCGGAGAGACGCCGGCGCATCTGGGCTTCGGAGCGTCCCTGGATGGCGAGCAGGCGGAGGGCCTTGCGGAGGACGGCCGGGTCGTCGGGGCCCATCAGCGGTTCATCATCTGTTCCATTTCCTTCTCCATCTCCTCCGTGGCCGAGTCGGCGGTGGAGTAGATGCCCTGGCAGCGCAGCTTGAACTCGTCGGGGTTGCTGGCGTAATTGAGGGCGTCGTCGTAGGAGATGAAGTTCTTCTGGTAGAACGAGTAGACCGACTGGTCGAAGGTCTGCATGCCGTACTGGCTGGTGCCCGATTTGATGGCGGTCTTGATGAACTTGGTCTTGGCGGGGTCGATGATGCAATTCCGCACGAACTCCGTGACCAGGAGCACCTCCACGGCGGGGACTCGACCCTTGCCGTCCGAGCGTTTGAGCAGGCGCATGGAGACGACGGCCCTCAGCAGCGAGGCCAGTTGGATGCGGATGTTGTTCTGGTGGTGGGGCGGAAAGACGGAGATGATACGGTTGATGGTCTCGGTGGCGTCCAGGGTGTGAAGGGTGGAGAAGACCGCGTGGCCCGTCTCCGACGCCAGGAGCGCCGTCTCGATGGTCTCGCGGTCGCGCATCTCGCCGACGAGGATGACGTCCGGGTCCTGGCGGAGGGCGCTTCGGAGGGCGTCGGCGAAACTCTTGGTGTCGACGTTGACCTCCCGCTGGGAGATGATGCTCTTCTTGTCGCGGTGCAAAAACTCGATGGGGTCCTCGATGGTGATGATGTGGTTGGTCTCGCACTCGTTGATGTGGTCGATCATGGTGGCCAGCGAGGTGGACTTGCCCGAGCCGGTGGTCCCCGTCACCAGGATCATGCCGCGGGGGATGAGGGCGATCTTCTTGAGGACCTCGGGGAGGTAGAGTTCGTCGAAGGTCTTGATGGTGGCGGGGATGACACGGAAGACGATGGAGACCGTCCCGCGCTGCTGGAAGACGTTCACACGGAAACGCCCCAGGCTCTTGACGCCGTACGCCAGGTCGAGCTCCGAGTTCTCCTTGAAGTAGAGCTTCTGGCGGTTGTTCATGATGCCGAACGCCATCAGCAGGGTGTCTTCCTTGGTGAGCTTCTTGAATTCCATCAGGGGGACCAGTTCGCCGTTCACCCGGACGTTGGGGAAGGACCCCGCCTTGAGGTGAAGGTCCGAGGCGCCTTTGGATACGGCTACTTTCAGGAGATCGTCGACTTTCATGGTTCGCTCCCGCGTTCGGAATATGGAAGTATTCTATCCGCCCGCCCCCCCGCCGTCAACGGTTTTCATGTAAGTACGCGCCGCCTGCCGGGCGGCGCACGGTCATGCGAAGCCGAGAGCGCCTTCCGGCAGAAGGCGCCTACCGTACGTGCCGCCTGCCGGGCGGCGCACGGTCATGCGAAGCCGAGAGCGCCTTCCGGCAGAAGGCGCGTACGACCGCCGGCCAGGAGAGAGGCGCCGGAGAAGCGGCGCTTCGTCGGTACTCCGCGCCGCACTCCACCCTTGACAAAAATCCGTGGCGAGGCTACACTCCGGCCTTGCGTCGGGCGGGACATAGCGCAGTCTGGTTAGCGCGCCTGCCTTGGGAGCAGGAAGTCGCAGGTTCGAATCCTGCTGTCCCGACCAGTTCTTTCCCTCTACGCCTCAATCATCGGTATCGGAATCGGTATCGGAATCGGAATCGGTATCGCAATCGGGATCGCAATCGGGATCGCAATCGCAATCGGTATCGCAATCGCTTCCGACCCCGGCTGCAAGCCGCCAGGGAACTCGGCCCGGACGGACGCGGCGAAACGGAACCCCCGGCGTCGCGATCGCCGCTGCACCCCGAGAACGAGCGAGGGGCTGAGGGTCGCGAGCGCCTGGGCCACCCACTCACGGCCCGTCGCTGGCGCTCCGGGTGCAGGGTCCGATGGCGACAGCGAAACCGGCAGCGATACCGGCCGCGATGCCGATGCCGACCCCGAGGAGGGTAAAGCGGGAGGGGAGACGAGAAACCGCGCGCGCCCGTAGCTCAACCGGACAGAGCACTGGCCTTCTAAGCCGGGGGTTGTGGGTTCGAGTCCCGCCGGGCGTGCCAAAACCAAAGCGGCTTGCACAGATGCAAGCCGCTTTTCTTTGGCCCAAGCCCGACAAGCCGGAAAAGGAACCACGAGATCCGCGAAAAACACAGAGCGGTTTACAACCGAAAAAAATCTCGCAAAATAAATAATTTCCGGGTCATACCTTCTTCGTTCGCGGGGTTCGAGGTTAAAAGCAGGCTTTTAGCGGTTTAGGCTGAAGGGATTTTGCGTCCGGCTCGGTGTATCGTGGCTGCCTTGAACACCCTGCCCCGGCCCCGGAAACCTGTCCGGGTAATCCATGAACTTCGGGGTTCATTCTCCCGCCTATCCGTGTTCGTCCGTGTTCATCCGTGGTTTTATCCGGGTTGGGACGTGATGAACCCCGGGCGGCGGCTCAGTTCGACCGGGTCCGGAGCGCCTGCTCCAATCGGGCGATGTGCGCCTCGGTCAGGCTGCCGCCCCGCCAGGCCGTGACGACCGCCGCCGACGCTTCGATGACCGGGTCCGCCCCCTCCGCCCCCAGGTCGGGTTGCCGGGGCCGTTCCGACCCGCTCCGACGGCCCTGTTCGGCCACCCGGCGCTCGGCGGCCTGCATGCCGGCCACGATCGCCTGCAACCCCGGCCCGGGGGTCGCCGTGGGTTCCGGGAGGCGGTCGTCGTCCACATGGTGGCGACGACGCCGTCGACGACTCCGCTTCATGCCGGAGAAGGCGGGAAGGAGATAGCGGATCAGGATCCCGCCCAGGAGGATCACCACGAAGGAGAACAGGAGGAGGGTCAACGAATCTTCCAGCAACAGCATGTCAGATCTTTCCACCTCATCGCCTGGATTCGACCGGGAGCCGGGCCGGGGCGATGCGGACACGCGGATTATCTCACAGGAAACGCCGTCCCTCAAGTGTTCCGGCCGTCGCGGGGGCCTTTCCGTGAACGGCTCGACCGGAGGCCGGTTTCGGCTTGTCTTTTAACCCTGGATCTGGCACACTTTCCTCCACGGCGGCCGTCGTGCGCCCCTCCCGTTTCGCTCCCGGGGCCGGGCGGCCTTCCCGTGATCGAGGATTTCCTTTCGCTTCAAGGAGGTATTTACCATGACGGTGAAACGTCTCGTGCCGGTCGCCGTGCTCTGTGCCTTCCTCGGCTTCGCCTTCGGGCAGGCCCCCCCGTCAAAGCCCTGCATCTTTTTTGTCCAGCAGGACATGCGTCCCCTGATCGACGAGTACGACTTCGAGGCCGGTTTTCTCAACCTGGTCAAGAGCCTCCCCCCCGACCGCCCCGTCGTCTTCGTGGCGTTCGCCGGCACCGGCTACAAGGAACTGTTCTCGGGCAAGGCCTCCGAGTTGACCGCTCTGCCCAAGGCCTTTCAGTTCATGGTGACTTCCTCCCTGACCATGCCCTACAAGACCCTCCTGCAGTTCCTCAAGGACAAGTCTCTGGCGGACACCAACGTTTACGTCGTCACCAACGGAAGTTCCCAGGACCTTCTCCACTGCGCCGAGAGCGAGGACCCGGAACAGCTCTCCTCCCGGGGCCGGACGGGCTCGGCCATCAGCTTCCCCGTCATCGTCAAGTCACCCCTGCTCAACGAACTGACGGACCTGTGCAAGAAGACCAAGGTTCGCCTGGTGGGCTTCCTCGTGCAGAAGAACGTGCCCATGGGCGGCAAGAGCCCGGCGGTCATCTACCGGACCGCCTTCAACAGCACCATGGACGGGTCCAAGGGGAAGGGCTTCGTCAACTTCACCTCCTTCGACGGCGTCTTCAAGTCCGCGAAGAAGTTCTTCCAGAACTGACGGCGGCGCTTTTTGAGGGGAGTTCATACTTCGCCCCCCTGACGGCGTATAAAGTCCGACGAGGCTCGTCCGACACGCGTATTCGCCCTGTCGGGGAGCGGGTTCACCAAGCTTTTCGACCGGAGGATCATCCGCCATGAAGTGCGTTCACGTGCTGATCACGGGGGCCGTCCTGTTGCTGGCCGCCGTTTCCCCGGCGGCGGGCGAGACCCGCCGTTTCACGACCTATCCCGACATCCGGGGCGAGCGCCTCGTCTTCACCTGCGAGGACGACCTCTGGACGGCGCCGGTCTCCGGCGGCACGGCCGTTCGCCTCACGACCCACCCCGGGCGCGAGATCGCGGCCAAGTTTTCGCCGGACGGCCGGTGGATCGCCTTCTCGGCCTCCTACGACGACGGGTTGAACGTCTACGTCATGCCGTCGGGGGGGGGAGCGCCCAAACGTCTCACCTGGCGGGGGTTCTGTGTCGTCCAGGGCTGGACGCCCGACGGGGCCCGGGTCGTCTTCCGCTCCCGCCACGAGGTCACGTTCCGGCCGGTGGACAAGCTCTTCACGGTGAACCTGGACGGGGACGAGCCGGAGGCGCTCCCCGTCCCCCAGGGCATCCAGTGCGCCTTCCCGGGCGAGGGAAAGGGCTTCCTTTACAGCCCGCGCGGCCGGGAGGAGTACTACTGGAAACGCTACAAAGGCGGCCAGTATCAGGAGATCTGGTTCTGCGACCCGGCGGCGAAGAGCTGGCGGAAGGTCACCGACTACGTCGGGAAGAACGCCTACCCCATGTGGGCGGACGGCCGGGCCTGGTTCGTCTCCGACCGCGGGCACGGGGGGGTCTCCAACCTGTACACCCTGGACCTCCAGACCGGCCGCGCCGAGGCCAGGACGGACTACACCGATTTCGACGTCCAGATGCCCTCCACGGACGGGAAACGCATCGTCTTCCAGCAGGGCGGCCGCCTGCGAGTGTTCGACCCCGCGGACGGTTCCGTGAAGGCGATCGAGCTGACCCTGCCCTCGGACGGGTGGCCTCTCCGGGACCGGATGGTCGCGGGCAAGGACTTCATCCAGACCCTCGCGGTGTCCGACGAGGGGAAGACGGCGGTCTTCGAGGTCCGCGGGGACGTGTTCCTGGTTCCCGAGGACGGGGAGACCCCGCCCGTGAACGTCACGGCGACCCCGGAGAGCCGCGAGCGCTTCCCGCGCCTTTCCCCGGACGGCAAGACCGTGGCCTTCTTCTCCGACCGGTCGGGGGAGTACGAACTCTACGTCAAGCCCGCCCGGCCCGGCGGCGACTGGGTTCAGCTCACCAGCGGCCCCCCCACCACGTACTATCACGCCGAGTGGTCCCCCGACGGGAAGAAGCTCCTGTTCGGCAGCAAGGACTTCGCCCTTTTCTGCGTGGACGTGGAGACGCGAAAAACGCTCACCCTCGACCGGTCCAACCAGCTCAAGAACGACGAGTTCTACTGGGAGGTCAGCGACTACGCCTGGTCCCCGGACTCGAAGTGGGTGGCCTATTCCCAGGTGCAGTACAACCGCAACAACCGGATCTTCCTCCACCACCTCGAGACCGGCCGCAAAGTCCCCCTCACCGACGGGTTCCACGACTGCCTGAACCCGACCTTCGGGCCCGAGGGGGACTGCCTCTACTTTCTCTCCTACTCCAATTTCGACGTCACCCTGGACCTCTTCGAGGACAATCACGTCATCGCCCGGCCGGTCCGGGTGATGGCGGCGCTCCTTCGCGAGGGGATGAAGTCCCCCTTCGTCGAGAAACCGGTGGACGCCCGCAAGGGAAAGGTCCCCGAGCCCACGGCCGGTAAGGAGATCAACCGGGAGCCGTTCCGGATCGACGCCGACAGCCTCACCCGGCGGGTCCTCCCCGTGCCGGTGCCGCCCGGGAACTACTTCTACCTGCGGGCGGGGAAGGGGACCCTGACCTGGGCCTCCGTGGCCGCCTGGGACGACGGCGAGTTCGAGGAGGTCTTCCGGCCCCTCGGGAAGGAAAAGTGGGACCTGCACCTCTACGAGATCGCGACCGGGCGGGACACGGTGCTCCCCCAGAAGGTGGTGGACTGGCGCCTGTCCGTCAACGGGGAGCACCTGGTGGTGAAGACGCGGGCCGACTACTTCGTCGGCCGGCTGGAAGCGGTGCGGGAGGCCAAGGCCCTCGGCGAGCCCCTGAAACTGGACAGCCTGTACTGCCTGGTCCGCCCCCCGGCGGAGTGGTCCCAGATTTTCCAGGACACCTGGCGCTGGTACCGCGACTTCTTCTACGACCCCGGCATGCACGGGATCGACTGGAAGGCGGCCGGTGACAAGTTCCGCGCCTGGCTCCCCGACCTGCGGTCCCGCGACGATCTGAACTGGCTCCTGTCCCAGCTGGTGGGCGAGTTGTGCGTTTCCCACACCTACGTCAGCGGAGGGGACCGCGGCCCCGTCAGCCCGCCCAAGCCGTCCGTTCGCACCGGCCTCCCCGGCGCGGACCTGAAGGCGCACCCCTCCGGTTTCTACTGCTTCGAGCGGATCCTGGGCCCCACCGTGGGGGCCCCCGACCTCGAGTCCCCGCTGACGAAGCCCGGGATGAAAATCAAGGAGGGCGACTTCCTCCTCGCCGTGGACGACGTTCCCCTCAAGGCCCCGGAGAGCCCCTACCGCCGGTTCCAGGTAACGCCCGGGCAGCAACTGCGGTTGACCGTCAACGACCGGCCGTCCACCGAGGGGGCCTGGACCCTCGTGATCGAGCCCGTCGAGGACGACTACCGCCTTCGGTACGAGCGGTGGGTGTCCGACAACCGGGAGTACGTGGAGAAGGCCTCCGGCGGCGAGATCGGCTACCTGCACCTCTACGCCATGGACGAGGACAACATCGGCCGCTTCGACCGGTACTGGCGCGCCTACCGCTACCGCAAGGGCCTCATCATCGACGTCCGCGGCAACGGCGGCGGGTGGACGGAGTACTTCGTCATCGACAAGCTCGAGCGCGGGCTGGTGGCCATGAACGTCCTCAAGGGCATGGAACCCTTCCGCTATCCCGGGTCAACCTCCACCGCGAAGCTGGTGGTGCTGACCAACGAGTACAACGGGTCCGACGGCGAGTGCTTCGTCGAGCACTTCAAGGCGGAAAAGCTGGGCACCGTCCTCGGCGTGCCCTCGTGGGGCGGGCTGGTGGGGATCATCAACACCCAGCTCACTTCCGACAACGGGCGGGTCGAGCAGTCCAACAACGCGTTCTTCGGCCGCGAGGGCGCCTGGTGGGTGGAAAACCACGGCGCCGACCCCCACCGGGTGGTCGAGAACGACCCCGCTTCCCTGATGCAGGGCCGGGACGTCCAGCTGGAGACGGGGGTCGAGGTCCTCAAACAGCAAATCGGGGAAAGCCCGTTCCGTTTCGCCCCGGTCCCGGCGTACCCGAAGCGCTGAGGGGGAGGAGACCTCGACCCCGGGGGGAGGAGGCGTTCCTCCTCCCGGCGGGAACCGTCTCGAATCCCCGGCGGTCCGCGGGAATCGTACAAGGGACATTGTGGCAATCCCACGGGTGTGGGATAATCCTGTATTCGAATCCCTTGAAGGGGGTATCGGCATGAAAATGACGCATTTCCGTTTTGACACGCCCTGGGGGGAGTTCTCCGGCGTCGCTTCCGACAAAGGTCTGGTGCGTCTGGATTTTCCGGGTGCCCCGGTGGCGCCGGACTCGCGACTTGCCGGTGAGGGCGGCGCCCTGGCCGACGACGTCGCGGGACAGGTCCGCGAGTACCTCGAGGGGAAGCGCTCGGGGTTCGCCTTCCCCCTGGACCTGACCGGGACGGCGTTCCAGCTTGCGGTCTGGCTCCAGCTCACCCGGATCCCCTTCGGCGCTGTATCCTTCTACGGGGAGGTCGCCGCCTCCATCGGCCGCCCCGGTGCGGCCCGTGCGGTGGGCGGGGCGGCCCACGCCAACCCCGTCCCCCTCGTGGTGCCGTGTCACCGCCTGGTGGGCCGTGACGGCTCGCTGACCGGGTTCGGGGGCGGCCTGGGCCTCAAGCTCCGCCTCTTGAAACTCGAGGGGGTCCCGGTGGACGAGGCCCTCGGGAAGGTCCGCCTTTCAGTGTGCGCGCCTCCGCCCGGGAGGGGTTGACGCCCCATGCGGACCTTCCTCTCGATGCTCCGGTACGCGTTTGCGTCGGCCCTCTTCCTGGTGCTGTCGTTCCCCGGCTTCTCCCTGTGGCCGATGGCCTGGGTGGCCCTGGTCCCGCTCCTGTGGGGCCTGACGAAGTGCCGGGGCAAGCTCGGGGGCTTTTTCATCGGTTTTTGGGCCGGTGTCCTGTTTTTCGCCGGGCTCCTCTACTGGATGCCGGCCGCCATGATCGCCTATGGCCGTCTGAGCCCCCTGGCGGCGGCCCTGGTCCTGCTGGCGGCCTGTGCCGTCCTGGCCCCGTTCTTCGGGTTCTTCACCCTCGCACTCCACCTCGCGGCGCGCCGGTTCGGCATCCGCGCCTATCTGCTGGCGCCGTTCGCGTGGGTGGCGGCGGAATTCGCCCGGAACCACCTGGCGGTCACCGGTTTCCCCTGGGGCCAGCTGGGGGTCAGCCAGGCCCTGGTGACCCCGCTGATCCAGATCGCCGACCTCACCGGGGTCTACGGCGTCTCCTTCCTGGTGGTCGCCGGGAACGTGGTGGGCTTTTACCTGCTCCGGCCCGACGTCGGCCGTCGTTTCAAGGTGGCGCTGGGGGCCTTCCTGGCGCTGGGGCTCTTCCACGTTCTGCTCTACGCCGAACTCCGGTGGTTCCAGTACCGGGAACCCCAGGGCGAGCCCCTGAAGGTGGCGGGGATCCAGGGCAACATCCTCGACCCGAAGGACTGGATGGACGCCCACTGGTCGATCTACCCGGCCATGATGGACGCCGCGCTGGCCCAGGCGCCGGGGAGCCGCGTGGTGATCCTCCCGGAAAACCCCGTCTCCATGACCTTCGAGGACAACCCCTCCTACCGGGACCTGATGGCGGGCCTGGCGCGCAAGCACAAGGTCTCCCTGCTCTTCAACGGGGTGCACCGGATCGGGGAGGGGCAGTACGGAAATTCCGTTTTCTGCATGGACGAGAACGGGCGCGTCACGTCGGTCTACGACAAGATCCGCCTGGTGCCCTTCGCGGAGTTCGTCCCCTTCGAGAAGGTCTTCTTCTTCGCCGAGGCCATGAGCCAGGAGATCAGCCACTTCACCGCCGGGACGACCCACCGGGTCCACCGGCCCGCCGGCGTCCCCACCGGGGTGAACGTCTGCTACGAGGCGGTCTTCCCCGAGGAATCCAGGACCTTCACCGCCCTCGGCGCCCAGTGGCTCGTCAACGTCACCAACGACGCCTGGTTCGGCGACA contains:
- a CDS encoding RecX family transcriptional regulator; amino-acid sequence: MGPDDPAVLRKALRLLAIQGRSEAQMRRRLSAVGDPAAVEKVMDKLRSLKYLDDAELARTLAEKHLVRALHGPCRTRLEMERAGLPPDLVQSAIDATLEEHPAGELLARAVCKEARGLPEGVPDPRDRRRLFDRLARRGFDPEAIREAIEHFRRGEP
- a CDS encoding type IV pilus twitching motility protein PilT, which translates into the protein MKVDDLLKVAVSKGASDLHLKAGSFPNVRVNGELVPLMEFKKLTKEDTLLMAFGIMNNRQKLYFKENSELDLAYGVKSLGRFRVNVFQQRGTVSIVFRVIPATIKTFDELYLPEVLKKIALIPRGMILVTGTTGSGKSTSLATMIDHINECETNHIITIEDPIEFLHRDKKSIISQREVNVDTKSFADALRSALRQDPDVILVGEMRDRETIETALLASETGHAVFSTLHTLDATETINRIISVFPPHHQNNIRIQLASLLRAVVSMRLLKRSDGKGRVPAVEVLLVTEFVRNCIIDPAKTKFIKTAIKSGTSQYGMQTFDQSVYSFYQKNFISYDDALNYASNPDEFKLRCQGIYSTADSATEEMEKEMEQMMNR
- a CDS encoding PD40 domain-containing protein, which encodes MKCVHVLITGAVLLLAAVSPAAGETRRFTTYPDIRGERLVFTCEDDLWTAPVSGGTAVRLTTHPGREIAAKFSPDGRWIAFSASYDDGLNVYVMPSGGGAPKRLTWRGFCVVQGWTPDGARVVFRSRHEVTFRPVDKLFTVNLDGDEPEALPVPQGIQCAFPGEGKGFLYSPRGREEYYWKRYKGGQYQEIWFCDPAAKSWRKVTDYVGKNAYPMWADGRAWFVSDRGHGGVSNLYTLDLQTGRAEARTDYTDFDVQMPSTDGKRIVFQQGGRLRVFDPADGSVKAIELTLPSDGWPLRDRMVAGKDFIQTLAVSDEGKTAVFEVRGDVFLVPEDGETPPVNVTATPESRERFPRLSPDGKTVAFFSDRSGEYELYVKPARPGGDWVQLTSGPPTTYYHAEWSPDGKKLLFGSKDFALFCVDVETRKTLTLDRSNQLKNDEFYWEVSDYAWSPDSKWVAYSQVQYNRNNRIFLHHLETGRKVPLTDGFHDCLNPTFGPEGDCLYFLSYSNFDVTLDLFEDNHVIARPVRVMAALLREGMKSPFVEKPVDARKGKVPEPTAGKEINREPFRIDADSLTRRVLPVPVPPGNYFYLRAGKGTLTWASVAAWDDGEFEEVFRPLGKEKWDLHLYEIATGRDTVLPQKVVDWRLSVNGEHLVVKTRADYFVGRLEAVREAKALGEPLKLDSLYCLVRPPAEWSQIFQDTWRWYRDFFYDPGMHGIDWKAAGDKFRAWLPDLRSRDDLNWLLSQLVGELCVSHTYVSGGDRGPVSPPKPSVRTGLPGADLKAHPSGFYCFERILGPTVGAPDLESPLTKPGMKIKEGDFLLAVDDVPLKAPESPYRRFQVTPGQQLRLTVNDRPSTEGAWTLVIEPVEDDYRLRYERWVSDNREYVEKASGGEIGYLHLYAMDEDNIGRFDRYWRAYRYRKGLIIDVRGNGGGWTEYFVIDKLERGLVAMNVLKGMEPFRYPGSTSTAKLVVLTNEYNGSDGECFVEHFKAEKLGTVLGVPSWGGLVGIINTQLTSDNGRVEQSNNAFFGREGAWWVENHGADPHRVVENDPASLMQGRDVQLETGVEVLKQQIGESPFRFAPVPAYPKR
- a CDS encoding methylated-DNA--[protein]-cysteine S-methyltransferase; its protein translation is MKMTHFRFDTPWGEFSGVASDKGLVRLDFPGAPVAPDSRLAGEGGALADDVAGQVREYLEGKRSGFAFPLDLTGTAFQLAVWLQLTRIPFGAVSFYGEVAASIGRPGAARAVGGAAHANPVPLVVPCHRLVGRDGSLTGFGGGLGLKLRLLKLEGVPVDEALGKVRLSVCAPPPGRG
- the lnt gene encoding apolipoprotein N-acyltransferase, whose protein sequence is MRTFLSMLRYAFASALFLVLSFPGFSLWPMAWVALVPLLWGLTKCRGKLGGFFIGFWAGVLFFAGLLYWMPAAMIAYGRLSPLAAALVLLAACAVLAPFFGFFTLALHLAARRFGIRAYLLAPFAWVAAEFARNHLAVTGFPWGQLGVSQALVTPLIQIADLTGVYGVSFLVVAGNVVGFYLLRPDVGRRFKVALGAFLALGLFHVLLYAELRWFQYREPQGEPLKVAGIQGNILDPKDWMDAHWSIYPAMMDAALAQAPGSRVVILPENPVSMTFEDNPSYRDLMAGLARKHKVSLLFNGVHRIGEGQYGNSVFCMDENGRVTSVYDKIRLVPFAEFVPFEKVFFFAEAMSQEISHFTAGTTHRVHRPAGVPTGVNVCYEAVFPEESRTFTALGAQWLVNVTNDAWFGDTAAPWQHFQNSLVRAVENRRWLVRVANSGLSCIIDPMGRVREAVPLFQRGCLTGVIHPMTDRTVYVAVGDVFAWLCVAVTAAYLFLAFRKHGEPLPAPGLAEPETPGADEPGTGEPETGAPGGRVADGSPDRGSDPGTKTTEHAEHVE